The Podospora pseudocomata strain CBS 415.72m chromosome 3, whole genome shotgun sequence genome window below encodes:
- a CDS encoding hypothetical protein (EggNog:ENOG503P2P2; COG:S), with protein MDTIASFSGLHLRVVFDDNLPIEVPRPARGQIAECEKHDQQLADGFFCPERLLDVQGTELRLVAREEAFTAAQIPKYAALSYCWGSTDDDARAQITLTQGSLAQHRLGIRFKRLPLSVQDAVAMTRALSLRYLWVDALCISQDDPADWDLQCVDMHKIYGNSFVTLCAASSQSCRQGFLQPKPEHRILMPYRSSFAPFSGQYCLRLRGVEADIDYASVVTSLRIAFVARDTRHEDFKTDSRWARRGWVFQERASSLRSIVFGKQNLHFVCSKTTKTMNASYSSYEAEI; from the exons ATGGATACGATTGCCAGCTTCAGCGGACTCCATTTGAGAGTTGTATTTGACGACAACCTTCCCATCGAGGTCCCTAGACCG GCCCGTGGCCAGATTGCCGAGTGTGAGAAGCACGACCAGCAGTTGGCGGATGGTTTCTTTTGCCCAGAGAGGCTACTTGACGTACAGGGCACCGAGTTACGTTTGGTGGCACGCGAAGAAGCCTTCACGGCAGCACAGATTCCGAAGTACGCCGCTCTCAGTTACTGCTGGGGCTCGAcagatgatgatgctcgCGCGCAAATCACACTGACGCAAGGAAGTCTCGCCCAGCACCGGCTTGGGATCCGGTTCAAAAGGCTACCTCTCTCGGTGCAGGATGCGGTTGCCATGACTAGGGCCCTTTCTCTGCGCTACCTGTGGGTTGATGCACTTTGCATCTCGCAGGACGATCCAGCTGACTGGGACCTACAATGCGTGGATATGCACAAGATCTACGGCAACTCCTTTGTCACCCTCTGCGCTGCTTCCTCACAGAGCTGTCGCCAGGGATTCCTCCAGCCTAAACCAGAGCATCGGATCTTGATGCCATACCGGTCATCCTTTGCGCCCTTTTCTGGGCAGTACTGCTTGCGACTGAGGGGGGTCGAAGCCGATATTGACTACGCCTCTGTAGTGACAAGCCTCAGGATCGCATTTGTCGCCAGGGATACTCGACATGAGGATTTCAAAACGGACAGTCGGTGGgcaaggagaggttgggtgTTTCAAGAGAGGGCTTCATCCCTCCGTAGCATCGTGTTTGGAAAACAAAACCTTCACTTCGTCTgctccaaaaccaccaaaacaatgAATGCTTCCTACAGCAGTTACGAAGCAGAAATATGA
- a CDS encoding hypothetical protein (COG:S; EggNog:ENOG503P4EV), translating to MTTSGPGSPTLKSPSREPSHICSRCSLLTFKEEFVERSPNLALDLDELLASRPGRMGWCRVGPNISKGEFDVLATTAYFLSDTLPTLPTLRDSSFKCDFCKKLRDALLVQYAHLLRGVREGPDSTNDQDRHGLDPSLLIIRAYYSWFRGNCTRLAVQLRVTIFKQLGHSELGLFREPFFMTWVAEAAKDNQPVAAYLRLPERFGDPQSLSRIKDMLPKEDNHTLVDPRFPARLVSRERVFASSDQVPQYAALSYCWGPPKIASQQHTLTQDTLAYRLQKVELEKLPLTVRDAVRVTRALALPYLWVDALCILQDDTADWEQQCGDMHKVYGNAHITLCAASSKSCVDGLMESHQYQASIPFRSTNNEVAGYFSLRLDIAGTESMIEKHMNPLHGFGDLRWFGHVWPNRGWVFQERVSSQRKLLFWRDHLQFACPPSTDVPQGYCTISGDRLSLDAVGGPFMQQQLAREASFHVERPNDQSSRVELLNLWLYLIQKYGEMSTDSFTNPLDVLPAISGLAAVYHRYLAKSSSSQASSIRLNPEYIAGYWQQDLTRSLFWQIRSCSHGVTIDSAAMAHPRARLQSLLNRLRGLSQQQRIPSWSQLTRGKTWNIFCSSPLDYWNLQPAASILNARAKPLGESPFGHIQRHPHLLLRTRVVEVAVLAASLTICSVRLDRSLRSSFQLLVRGDRQAICLVNVDFASPIFDPEVGDRLGVMREYEESVLEMLLRSSCCFGLLGYCDVGGTEVDGRRPVSEGDEPVLHKPTGLVLHPVPGGGGSSGFYRVGVFTPNFVGSNELLAELFETVAEEREILGASKL from the exons ATGACGACTTCCGGACCTGGATCACCAACGCTCAAATCACCATCTCGCGAACCCTCTCACATTTGCTCGAGATGCAGCCTATTGACCTTCAAAGAAGAGTTCGTGGAACGTTCCCCAAATCTGGCGTTGGACCTTGATGAACTACTCGCATCGCGACCAGGCCGGATGGGGTGGTGCAGGGTTGGCCCAAACATCAGTAAGGGTGAATTCGATGTGCTTGCCACGACGGCATACTTCCTGTCTGATACTCTACCGACTCTACCAACTCTTAGGGACTCTTCTTTCAAATGTGACTTTTGCAAAAAGTTAAGGGATGCGCTTCTGGTTCAGTACGCCCACTTGCTCCGAGGTGTCAGGGAAGGTCCGGATTCAACAAATGACCAAGATCGCCATGGTTTGGACCCTTCACTACTCATAATCCGAGCATATTACTCGTGGTTTCGAGGGAACTGTACTCGGCTTGCCGTTCAGCTGAGGGTTACCATATTCAAGCAGTTAGGGCACTCCGAGCTAGGGTTGTTCAGGGAACCTTTCTTTATGACGTGGGTGGCAGAAGCAGCCAAAG ACAACCAGCCTGTTGCCGCCTATCTTCGCTTGCCAGAGCGATTTGGAGACCCTCAGTCGCTGTCTCGGATCAAGGACATGCTCCCAAAGGAAGACAACCATACACTCGTCGATCCGAGATTT CCAGCAAGACTGGTCTCAAGAGAGAGAGTCTTTGCATCCTCGGACCAAGTGCCACAGTACGCGGCACTTAGTTATTGCTGGGGTCCCCCAAAGATTGCAAGCCAACAGCATACACTGACGCAAGATACTTTGGCATACAGGCTTCAAAAGGTTGAGCTTGAGAAATTGCCTCTTACGGTGAGAGATGCAGTTCGTGTCACCAGGGCGCTTGCCTTGCCCTATCTTTGGGTGGACGCGCTTTGTATACTGCAGGATGATACAGCTGACTGGGAACAACAATGTGGTGATATGCACAAAGTCTACGGGAATGCACACATAACATTATGTGCTGCATCCTCAAAGAGCTGTGTTGATGGGCTGATGGAGTCCCATCAGTACCAAGCCTCCATACCCTTTCGGTCGACAAATAATGAGGTCGCTGGCTACTTCAGCCTACGGCTTGACATAGCAGGGACGGAAAGTATGATCGAGAAACATATGAACCCCTTGCATGGCTTCGGAGATCTTCGTTGGTTTGGCCATGTTTGGCCAAATCGAGGTTGGGTATTCCAAGAAAGAGTTTCGTCTCAGCGCAAACTTCTTTTTTGGAGGGATCATTTGCAGTTTGCTTGTCCCCCTTCGACCGATGTGCCGCAGGGTTATTGCACTATATCTGGGGACAGGCTGTCCCTAGATGCCGTTGGAGGTCCATTTATGCAACAGCAACTCGCAAGGGAAGCGTCGTTCCACGTAGAGAGGCCGAATGACCAAAGCAGTCGAGTTGAATTACTTAACTTGTGGCTGTACCTGATACAGAAGTATGGGGAGATGTCGACCGACTCCTTCACTAACCCGCTCGACGTTCTTCCCGCCATTTCGGGTTTAGCAGCAGTGTATCATCGGTATCTTGCAAAAAGCTCGTCGAGTCAAGCATCATCCATCAGGTTGAACCCAGAGTACATTGCTGGTTACTGGCAGCAAGACCTCACTCGAAGCCTGTTCTGGCAAATTAGGAGCTGTTCCCATGGTGTGACAATCGACAGTGCTGCTATGGCACACCCTCGGGCTCGGTTACAGAGCCTTCTCAATAGACTACGCGGCTtgtcacagcagcagcgtaTACCCTCGTGGAGCCAGCTGACGCGAGGGAAAACTTGGAATATCTTTTGCTCCAGCCCTCTAGACTACTGGAACCTTCAGCCAGCAGCGAGTATACTGAACGCGAGAGCGAAACCTCTGGGGGAAAGCCCGTTTGGTCATATTCAACGGCATCCGCATCTGTTGCTCAGAACCCGGGTCGTAGAAGTGGCAGTTTTGGCGGCTTCGCTGACGATATGTTCTGTGAGGTTAGATCGCAGCCTGCGCTCGAGTTTTCAGTTGCTAGTACGTGGGGACAGACAGGCGATTTGTCTGGTTAATGTCGATTTTGCGTCTCCGATTTTTGATCCTGAGGTGGGAGACCGGTTAGGTGTCATGCGGGAGTATGAAGAGAGTGTTCTTGAGATGCTGCTGCGGTCATCGTGTTGTTTTGGGTTGCTGGGGTActgtgatgttggtggtaCCGAGGTTGACGGTCGTCGCCCTGTTAGTGAGGGCGATGAACCTGTCTTGCATAAGCCGACCGGTTTGGTGTTGCATCCTGTGccgggcggtggtggctcCTCGGGTTTCTATCGTGTGGGTGTGTTCACGCCAAATTTTGTGGGATCTAACGAGCTTTTGGCGGAGCTGTTTGAgacggtggcggaggagagggagattt TGGGCGCTTCAAAATTATGA
- a CDS encoding hypothetical protein (EggNog:ENOG503P0H7; COG:S), with product MSASGHHLPRSRAGSSTSALDKGRTAHMQDYAMAPNTKDVVRYFDPCAATSNMFLYAQGNSVVCCQHDSLTIERRFARHSEEVQLLAVDNQSDMGAGRLVVSYDAGQTAIVWDLLTGDEVARFASYENLTCAVWMRNGNVAFGNVQGNVILFEPTTSEHLSTRTIDQIAITAISPVADCRTFAIGYQNGSLLIATLQPRFTIIHNLVTSRGPSPIVTLSWHASSAKQKTDMLAVQTTDGDLRVWSVSKAYNTDDPPKVVRILKRTENYLVGPNWMGWSKNGRVIQFSESETISWDVRTKHVTYDTIPTLETVRGLTVYGPGAILFTLGPNNTVQQFDLNAPAVMVNNVQHPANLLPPSPPISLEDDKNQPGSVSETESNVEIAFHPHELSETDDERGSPLARLVRRGEESDNEPYRRPTSPGSSVTQSSVSISSSTSQTMPRRYPDSVVSRGLTENTYISTGSSLRSGATPGRDRRNERETLSTTSSMSVSSSQYRSRHRPSRLRHEVPRSPDDNKVADLFKFTKSRLMDVPYKAPYSSDNSRLTNDDLRRQMLSTIFGWNKDADDLVRDEMSRHPLGSTNRILLAKWLGDISTDIMAMGSENMTSSDWMLLALSGIGGQASQHKLGRAYVQRLLENGDVHAAATIMIGMGDHNDAVEIYISHKKLMEALILTCLFFPAAWERQEQIVRKWGEWAVQHGQQQLAIRCFACTGRESTEPWTSPSAQQVTFPTITQTVPELLSPPLSPPVMQHGPQRSIAKNASLKLITTFSNPNAKNRFLNDGEGKTPIAAGATPILESALSPGGADPTTAVLRGNRSQLNTPASARPVNGGFNRRRLPSIGEQADSHQNVLTAISKPPGDPYANIQPIEPPSFAARGLDVMRPSTASPSMMKQQSRNQPPPSPSPAAFASFMDAGRTRNGSRSRIPEGLDLSLSGLKDTHPEDVTSPEPSAGSSVRYHWPSRRKGPGSAAGSVTSSLASASQASQASSVRGYRGYRPQENKSLDDYLNNLDTAQTKSRTRGTSRDNRTNARDTSRSRKDGRMASKDRGRAADRNYTPKGGKRSPKSPIPMSPEDLINLATPNHDAEHQYYLNHRNKMLDVSTDELESASQPSTVRKVGYANRETSRTRASSRNASRTRGTSRARSPSKSNVPAPLNIRSRSANREQSSKRSPTSPQPMPMPMPMSADLHRPQHFEGSEDEEDYRQAMEERERFRQRNNRSASTNRDRAGPTSPMSVRSHAWSSRDAGREKPEGIRRTTSHAGTDGSSRRVKVAAPLQTPAPMQLVADDSGDLRVIKDERQLKKEAAARELEERRKSLAQRPSVPPIMHPDQLFPSRRSPTTLGGLPSTVYEPPRKEDLPSRSASVDPNAGRSMYANRGPHIGLPATPRAMRLVLESDASRKQQDVPVPAIPAGFSQTSPNVTQQSPRHSPKKVEPEEPKQEDGGLAMLLPSTVYTPPPSHNSRIAAQMGRSMSAPPRDLVMPQGSSRGPSAMGNDSARRPSQDTNAIPVGRRPSDAGMMARRPSQDTNVMTLGNMGRRPSHDANMMLGNMGRRPSHDAGNNNMIPPPPPPPPVPPMLKELQHLATPPPPPPAPLPHMAASGAKPIVYGGSSGMIEIVMDEDQPQQQIPPPPPPPPPPPAPAAIPVGESTVPILSPPAPPSSRNGHNRGRSSVDNSIGARISRATERMRSASRSRQAAKSPEIQYAPYESVPMIPQQMGGGERGPPVSMSNYRGMNNQVLQQVQAQMAAQQARDEYRTGLHQSEMI from the exons ATGTCTGCTTCCggtcatcatcttcctcggaGCCGTGCTGGGTCGAGCACATCGGCTCTCGACAAAGGACGGACCGCTCACATGCAGGACTACGCCATGGCGCCCAACACCAAGGACGTCGTCAGGTACTTTGACCCGTGTGCAGCCACCTCCAACATGTTTCTCTACGCCCAGGGAAACTCAGTCGTATGTTGCCAGCATGACAGTCTCACCATCGAAAGGCGGTTCGCGCGCCATTCCGAAGAGGTGCAGTTATTGGCTGTCGACAACCAAAGCGACATGGGCGCTGGGAGATTGGTAGTCAGCTACGATGCAGGGCAGACGGCCATCGTGTGGGATTTACTCACGGGAGACGAGGTGGCTCGGTTCGCGTCTTATGAGAATCTCACCTGTGCTGTTTGGATGCGCAATGGCAATGTGGCCTTTG GAAACGTACAGGGAAACGTAATTCTCTTCGAACCTACAACATCAGAGCATCTTTCAACGAGGACGATTGACCAAATAGCCATCACAGCTATCTCACCAGTAGCAGACTGCAGGACTTTTGCCATTGG TTACCAAAATGGCTCGCTTCTCATTGCTACTCTTCAGCCAAGATTTACCATCATTCACAATTTGGTAACGTCCCGGGGGCCATCACCAATCGTGACGCTCTCATGGCATGCCTCGTCAGCCAAACAAAAAACAGACATGCTGGCAGTTCAGACAACTGACGGCGATCTTCGGGTCTGGAGTGTTTCGAAAGCATACAACACTGACGATCCACCAAAAGTGGTGCGGATTTTGAAGAGGACAGAGAATTATCTTGTAGGACCCAACTGGATGGGCTGGAGCAAAAACGGTCGCGTCATCCAGTTCTCCGAGTC TGAGACAATATCATGGGATGTGCGGACAAAGCACGTCACATATGACACCATTCCAACACTGGAAACCGTCCGGGGGTTGACAGTTTATGGCCCTGGTGCCATTCTCTTCACATTAGGACCTAACAATACCGTCCAGCAGTTTGATTTGAACGCGCCAGCAGTAATGGTTAATAACGTACAGCACCCGGCCAACTTgcttccaccatcaccccctaTCTCACTCGAGGATGACAAGAACCAGCCAGGTAGCGTTTCCGAAACCGAATCGAACGTCGAGATTGCCTTCCACCCACACGAGCTTTCCGAGACGGATGATGAGCGTGGGTCGCCATTGGCCCGGTTAGTTCGCCGCGGCGAGGAATCAGACAACGAGCCGTACCGTCGCCCAACCAGCCCTGGCTCCAGTGTCACACAGTCCAGCGTATCGATTTCGTCTTCGACTTCTCAAACAATGCCACGGAGGTATCCTGACTCGGTGGTGTCAAGGGGCCTCACAGAAAACACCTACATCTCCACCGGCTCATCTCTTCGATCAGGAGCGACACCGGGCCGTGACCGCAGGAATGAGAGGGAGACGTTGTCGACAACCAGCTCCATGTCTGTCAGCAGCTCACAATACCGCTCACGGCACAGGCCTTCCAGATTACGCCATGAGGTCCCACGCAGTCCAGATGATAACAAGGTTGCCGACCTGTTCAAATTCACCAAGAGCCGGCTCATGGATGTTCCCTACAAGGCCCCATATTCCAGCGATAACAGCCGCCTTACCAACGATGATTTGCGCCGACAAATGCTCAGCACCATTTTTGGCTGGAACAAGGATGCCGACGACCTGGTTCGAGATGAAATGTCCCGCCACCCTCTGGGGTCAACCAACCGCATCCTCCTGGCCAAATGGCTGGGCGACATCAGCACTGATATCATGGCTATGGGGTCGGAGAACATGACCTCGTCTGACTGGATGCTTCTGGCACTCAGTGGCATTGGAGGACAGGCATCGCAACACAAGCTTGGCCGGGCTTATGTCCAGCGGCTGTTGGAGAATGGCGACGTTCATGCCGCAGCGACCATCATGATCGGGATGGGCGATCATAATGATGCGGTGGAGATTTACATCTCCCACAAGAAGCTTATGGAGGCCTTGATCCTCacctgcctcttcttcccggCCGCGTGGGAACGACAGGAGCAGATTGTGAGGAAGTGGGGTGAGTGGGCGGTTCAGCATGGTCAGCAACAACTGGCCATTCGCTGCTTTGCGTGTACTGGCCGTGAGTCTACAGAGCCATGGACATCACCATCTGCTCAGCAGGTCACGTTCCCGACGATCACGCAGACTGTACCGGAGCTGCTCAGTCCTCCCCTGTCGCCTCCTGTGATGCAACATGGGCCACAGCGCAGCATTGCAAAGAACGCGTCTCTCAAGCTTATCACCACCTTCAGCAACCCCAATGCTAAAAACAGGTTTCTCAACGATGGCGAGGGCAAGACTCCCATTGCTGCTGGGGCGACTCCTATTTTGGAGTCTGCTCTTTCTCCAGGCGGCGCCGACCCTACCACCGCCGTCCTTCGTGGCAACCGAAGCCAGCTGAACACCCCAGCGTCAGCTCGTCCTGTAAACGGCGGCTTCAACCGGCGGCGACTTCCCTCGATTGGCGAACAGGCAGACTCTCACCAGAATGTCTTGACCGCCATCAGCAAGCCCCCAGGCGACCCGTATGCTAACATCCAACCTATTGAGCCACCTAGTTTTGCTGCTAGGGGTCTGGACGTGATGAGACCCAGCACCGCCAGTCCTAGCATGATGAAGCAGCAATCGAGAAACcagccacctccttccccgtcACCAGCCGCCTTTGCTTCTTTTATGGACGCCGGCAGGACGAGAAAtggctcccgctcccgcatCCCTGAGGGTCTTGATCTGTCCCTCTCGGGGCTCAAGGACACCCACCCTGAAGATGTGACCTCACCCGAACCATCGGCCGGCTCTTCTGTCCGTTACCACTGGCCCTCTAGAAGAAAGGGTCCAGGATCGGCAGCTGGCTCTGTGACTAGCTCTTTGGCATCTGCCTCGCAAGCGTCTCAGGCGTCAAGCGTTCGGGGCTATCGTGGATATCGTCCTCAGGAGAACAAGAGCCTGGATGACtatctcaacaacctcgatACTGCCCAAACTAAGAGCAGAACTCGTGGGACCAGCCGTGACAACCGCACCAATGCGCGTGACACCAGCCGGTCTCGCAAGGATGGTCGTATGGCATCGAAGGACCGTGGGCGGGCCGCCGACCGTAACTACACCCCCAAGGGCGGCAAACGCTCGCCAAAGTCCCCCATTCCCATGTCTCCCGAGGATCTGATTAACCTGGCCACGCCCAACCACGATGCGGAACACCAGTACTACTTGAATCATAGGAACAAGATGCTCGATGTCTCAACTGATGAACTGGAGtccgccagccagcccagcacCGTACGAAAAGTAGGCTATGCCAACCGCGAGACTTCGAGGACTAGAGCGTCGAGCCGCAATGCTAGTAGGACACGGGGCACAAGCAGGGCTCGCAGCCCCAGCAAGTCTAACGTCCCCGCGCCCTTGAACATTCGAAGCCGCTCCGCAAACCGTGAACAGTCATCCAAGCGatcgccaacctcaccccagccgatgccgatgccgatgcccATGTCGGCTGACTTGCACCGACCTCAGCACTTCGAAGGAtctgaagatgaggaggactaCCGCCAGGCGATGGAGGAGCGTGAAAGGTTCCGCCAGAGAAACAACCGCAGCGCAAGCACCAACCGAGACCGAGCTGGGCCAACTTCTCCCATGTCTGTCCGCTCGCATGCCTGGTCATCTAGGGATGCAGGCCGCGAGAAGCCGGAGGGCATCCGCAGGACAACGTCACACGCTGGAACTGATGGGTCTTCCCGAAGGGTCAAGGTCGCTGCTCCGTTGCAGACCCCGGCACCGATGCAGCTGGTTGCCGATGATTCGGGCGATCTGAGGGTCATCAAAGATGAGAGGcagctcaagaaggaggcAGCGGCCCGTGAACTGGAGGAGCGCCGCAAATCTCTTGCTCAGCGTCCTTCGGTGCCCCCAATCATGCATCCCGACCAGCTTTTCCCCAGCAGAAGATCGCCTACTACACTTGGAGGTCTGCCGAGCACCGTCTACGAGCCACCTAGAAAAGAGGATCTTCCTTCCCGCAGTGCCAGTGTGGATCCCAACGCTGGACGGAGCATGTATGCGAACCGCGGACCGCATATCGGCCTTCCCGCCACACCGCGGGCCATGCGTTTGGTCTTGGAGTCTGATGCGAGCAGGAAGCAACAGGATGTTCCCGTGCCTGCCATTCCAGCTGGCTTTTCCCAGACCTCGCCGAACGTCACTCAACAGTCGCCCAGACATTCTCCCAAGAAGGTTGAGCCCGAGGAACCCAAACAAGAAGATGGCGGCCTTGCCATGCTGCTCCCATCAACAGTGtacacaccccctccctcgcacAACTCCCGCATTGCTGCTCAGATGGGCCGCTCCATGTCCGCCCCTCCCCGCGATCTCGTCATGCCCCAAGGCAGCTCCCGAGGACCCTCCGCCATGGGCAACGATTCCGCTCGTCGCCCCTCTCAGGACACTAACGCCATCCCCGTGGGCCGCCGCCCCTCCGACGCAGGCATGATGGCTCGCCGCCCATCTCAAGACACTAACGTCATGACATTGGGCAACATGGGCCGCCGCCCCTCCCACGACGCAAACATGATGCTCGGTAACATGGGTCGCCGTCCTTCCCATGACgccggcaacaacaacatgatccctcctcctcctccgcctcctcctgtcCCCCCAATGCTGAAGGAGCTCCAACATCTcgccactcctcctcccccaccaccagctcccctccctcacatGGCCGCCTCAGGTGCTAAGCCTATCGTCTACGGAGGCAGCTCAGGAATGATTGAGATTGTCATGGACGAAGaccagcctcaacagcaaattcctcctcctcctcctcctcctccgccgccccccGCTCCGGCTGCCATCCCCGTCGGCGAGTCCACCGTCCCTATCCTCTCACCTCCGGCACCACCTTCCTCTAGAAACGGTCACAACAGAGGTCGCAGCAGCGTTGATAACTCTATTGGCGCGAGGATTTCCCGCGCAACAGAGAGGATGAGATCTGCCAGCAGAAGCAGACAAGCTGCGAAGAGTCCAGAGATCCAGTACGCACCCTATGAGAGCGTCCCAATGATCCCTCAACAAATGGGcgggggagagaggggacCGCCGGTGTCGATGAGCAACTATAGGGGCATGAACAACCAGGTGTTGCAGCAGGTTCAGGCGCAGATGGCGGCTCAGCAGGCGAGGGATGAGTACAGGACCGGATTGCATCAGAGTGAGATGATTTAA
- a CDS encoding hypothetical protein (EggNog:ENOG503P2P2; COG:S), with amino-acid sequence MEILNTHNTTPLGERNPFGAIRPNPHLHITTQVLDFATMPDNRRVFSVGSPIHHHHHRPPVSTEFELRYNLHPLCLVTLDFAPNHNNSHTNQRTLDDDDDDNDDDDNDDDDDNDDDDDNDDDDDNDDVKFDLLLSRCQLALTSGGGSPQHQHFYRVGLFAGPGPGDDMSRLYTEQPPASALFDFLAEERVIFLY; translated from the exons ATGGAAATcctcaacacacacaacaccacccccctggGGGAGAGGAACCCCTTCGGCGCCATCCGACCaaacccccacctccacatcACAACCCAAGTCTTGGACTTTGCCACCATGCCAGACAATAGGCGGGTCTTCTCCGTCGGATCACCaattcaccatcaccaccaccgcccccctgTCTCGACCGAGTTCGAGCTCCGATATAACCTACACCCGCTCTGTCTCGTCACGCTAGACTTTGcacccaaccacaacaacagtcACACGAACCAGAGGACactggacgacgacgacgacgacaacgacgacgacgacaacgacgacgacgacgacaacgacgacgacgacgacaacgacgacgacgacgacaacgacgacgtcAAatttgacctcctcctctcccgctgcCAGCTGGCCTTG acgagtggtggtggttccccacaacaccaacactTTTACCGAGTAGGTCTCTTCGCTGGGCCAGGGCCAGGTGACGACATGTCGAGGCTATACACAGAGCAACCACCTGCTTCAGCCTTATTCGACTttttggcggaggagagggtgatatTTCTGTATTGA